From Cellulomonas oligotrophica, a single genomic window includes:
- the ispF gene encoding 2-C-methyl-D-erythritol 2,4-cyclodiphosphate synthase, which translates to MDVRTGIGVDVHAFDPDPAPGAVLHVAGLAWPGERPLAGHSDADVAAHAAADALLSAAGLGDLGAQFGTSDPRWAGAAGTAILAEAARLVRAAGFSVGNVAVQVVGNRPKVGTRRAEAQEALSAAVGAPVSVAGTTTDALGLTGRGEGVAAIATALVVATGAAGATDAPGQVSAAG; encoded by the coding sequence ATGGACGTGCGGACCGGCATCGGCGTGGACGTGCACGCCTTCGACCCCGACCCAGCGCCGGGGGCGGTGCTGCACGTGGCGGGTCTCGCGTGGCCGGGCGAGCGCCCGCTCGCCGGGCACTCCGACGCGGACGTCGCCGCGCACGCCGCGGCCGACGCCCTGCTGTCCGCGGCGGGGCTGGGCGACCTCGGCGCGCAGTTCGGTACCTCGGACCCCCGCTGGGCGGGCGCGGCGGGCACGGCGATCCTCGCGGAGGCGGCCCGGCTCGTGCGGGCGGCGGGCTTCTCGGTCGGGAACGTCGCCGTGCAGGTGGTGGGCAACCGGCCCAAGGTCGGCACGCGGCGGGCGGAGGCGCAGGAGGCCCTCTCCGCGGCCGTGGGGGCCCCGGTGTCCGTCGCGGGCACGACGACGGACGCGCTGGGCCTGACGGGCCGTGGGGAGGGCGTGGCGGCGATCGCCACCGCGCTCGTCGTGGCGACCGGCGCGGCCGGGGCGACGGACGCCCCGGGGCAGGTCAGCGCGGCGGGCTGA
- a CDS encoding EamA family transporter → MPLTHRLLALVVAVTWGLNFLAIHATLAQMPPFLAGSVRFAVIAVPTLLLVPRPAVAWRWLLGYGFGFGVLQFAFLYLAMDSGMPTGLASLVLQSSAPFTVLLAAVLLRERLTGRQGLGVAVAVAGLAGIAVHRAQLDGGATLLPVLLTLCGGLGWALGNLANRQARPDSSFRLMLWMSVVPPVPMLALSLVVEGPGRIAEAFTGLTSPTGLLALAGLAYTVLVATLVGTGVWTWLMARHPSSVVAPFSMLVPVVGIGASWLVLREPTEPVELALGALVVGGVLLGSSRPRARPATAAADVQVPAAEQASGNEQVTGPEPARPAPLPQGTAGGQPVDGRAVAVSPPR, encoded by the coding sequence ATGCCGCTGACCCACCGCCTGCTCGCACTCGTCGTCGCGGTGACGTGGGGCCTGAACTTCCTCGCGATCCACGCGACGCTCGCCCAGATGCCGCCCTTCCTGGCCGGCTCGGTGCGGTTCGCCGTCATCGCCGTCCCCACCCTGCTCCTCGTGCCCCGCCCGGCCGTCGCCTGGCGCTGGCTGCTCGGGTACGGGTTCGGGTTCGGCGTGCTGCAGTTCGCGTTCCTCTACCTGGCCATGGACAGCGGCATGCCCACCGGCCTCGCGTCGCTGGTGCTGCAGTCGTCCGCGCCCTTCACCGTGCTGCTCGCCGCGGTCCTGCTGCGCGAGCGCCTGACCGGCCGGCAGGGGCTCGGCGTCGCGGTCGCCGTCGCCGGGCTGGCCGGCATCGCCGTGCACCGCGCCCAGCTCGACGGCGGCGCCACCCTGCTGCCGGTGCTGCTCACGTTGTGCGGCGGGCTGGGCTGGGCCCTGGGCAACCTCGCCAACCGGCAGGCCCGCCCCGACTCCTCGTTCCGGCTCATGCTCTGGATGTCGGTCGTGCCGCCCGTGCCGATGCTCGCGCTGTCGCTCGTCGTCGAGGGCCCCGGGCGCATCGCGGAGGCATTCACGGGGCTCACCAGCCCCACCGGGCTGCTCGCGCTCGCCGGGCTGGCCTACACGGTGCTGGTGGCCACCCTGGTCGGCACGGGCGTGTGGACGTGGCTGATGGCCCGCCACCCGTCGAGCGTCGTGGCGCCGTTCTCGATGCTCGTGCCCGTCGTCGGGATCGGGGCGTCGTGGCTCGTGCTGCGCGAGCCCACCGAGCCGGTCGAGCTGGCGCTGGGCGCGCTGGTCGTGGGCGGCGTCCTGCTGGGCAGCAGCCGCCCCCGGGCCCGACCGGCGACGGCTGCGGCCGACGTGCAGGTCCCCGCGGCCGAGCAGGCGTCCGGCAACGAGCAGGTGACCGGACCGGAGCCGGCCCGACCCGCACCGCTCCCGCAGGGGACGGCCGGCGGGCAGCCGGTGGACGGGCGGGCGGTCGCGGTCAGCCCGCCGCGCTGA
- a CDS encoding LysR family transcriptional regulator, giving the protein MDPQALATLRAVRTHGGVTAAAAVRHLTPSAVSQQIAVLQREVGVPLTQRVGRGLRLTPAGDALADAALDVAVALERARAACDAFAARPQGTVTVSAFASGAQMLLPGLLTRVARLDGVEVRCVDEDVAQDAFAALTDRIDVVVAHRPDRSHDWGPGVRVVPLLREPLDVAVPLDHPLADRDHVAPADLADARWIAVREGFPVATVLAAVAAGTGAAPTVVHRINDFHVAEALVEAGHGVSLLPRWTTRAADGVRLRLLPLVGVRAGRRIDALVRADRAERLVVRTVVDELVAHAAGIGAAGRGGTDRGA; this is encoded by the coding sequence ATGGATCCGCAGGCGTTGGCGACGCTGCGCGCGGTGCGCACCCACGGCGGGGTCACCGCCGCCGCCGCGGTGCGGCACCTGACGCCGTCCGCGGTGTCCCAGCAGATCGCGGTCCTGCAGCGCGAGGTCGGCGTCCCGCTGACGCAGCGGGTGGGGCGCGGGCTGCGCCTGACGCCCGCCGGCGACGCGCTCGCCGACGCGGCCCTGGACGTGGCGGTGGCCCTCGAGCGGGCGCGGGCGGCCTGCGACGCGTTCGCGGCCCGCCCGCAGGGCACCGTCACCGTCTCGGCGTTCGCGAGCGGGGCGCAGATGCTCCTGCCGGGCCTGCTCACCCGGGTGGCACGGCTCGACGGGGTCGAGGTCCGGTGCGTCGACGAGGACGTCGCGCAGGACGCGTTCGCGGCGCTCACGGACCGGATCGACGTGGTGGTCGCGCACCGCCCCGACCGCAGCCACGACTGGGGCCCGGGCGTGCGGGTGGTGCCGCTGCTGCGCGAGCCGCTGGACGTCGCCGTGCCGCTCGACCACCCCCTCGCGGACCGCGACCACGTGGCGCCGGCCGACCTGGCCGACGCGCGGTGGATCGCCGTGCGGGAAGGGTTCCCGGTGGCGACGGTGCTGGCGGCCGTCGCGGCGGGCACGGGCGCTGCGCCCACGGTCGTGCACCGCATCAACGACTTCCACGTGGCCGAGGCGCTCGTGGAGGCCGGTCACGGGGTCAGCCTGCTGCCGCGGTGGACGACCCGGGCGGCGGACGGCGTGCGGCTGCGGCTGCTGCCGCTGGTCGGGGTGCGCGCCGGGCGGCGCATCGACGCCCTGGTGCGTGCCGACCGGGCAGAGCGCCTCGTCGTGCGCACGGTCGTCGACGAGCTCGTGGCGCACGCGGCGGGGATCGGCGCCGCGGGCCGTGGCGGCACGGACCGTGGTGCGTGA
- a CDS encoding quinone oxidoreductase family protein yields MPHRSRAVVAHAPGGPEVLRVVEVDVPDPGPDEVLVAVHAAGVGHGDLDAYRPGTAAPGPVRPGAEVAGVVRAVGSAVRWFSPGDEVVAWPVDGGYADLVVAPERVLVRRPPGLSAPAGAGLLAAGAAALHAVDVTGVGAHDVVLVHGGSGGVGRMAAQLCALRGARVVTTVSPRHVACLDRYGAVPVASGPGLLERVRAAVGPDDRVDVAIDTTGTVEALDVSVALVADRTRVVTLPASARAAALGVRALGPGAGRGAGLQEAARAHLSALAADGALDVHVAATFPLADVADAHRLQATRRAGGKVVLLTGR; encoded by the coding sequence GTGCCGCACAGGAGCAGGGCCGTCGTCGCGCACGCGCCGGGAGGGCCCGAGGTGCTGCGGGTCGTCGAGGTGGACGTGCCGGACCCGGGGCCCGACGAGGTGCTCGTCGCGGTGCACGCCGCGGGCGTCGGCCACGGCGACCTGGACGCCTACCGGCCCGGCACCGCAGCGCCCGGGCCGGTGCGCCCGGGCGCGGAGGTCGCCGGCGTCGTGCGGGCCGTGGGGTCCGCGGTGCGGTGGTTCTCCCCCGGCGACGAGGTCGTCGCCTGGCCCGTCGACGGCGGGTACGCCGACCTCGTCGTGGCCCCCGAGCGGGTGCTCGTGCGCCGCCCGCCGGGCCTGTCCGCGCCCGCCGGGGCCGGTCTGCTGGCCGCAGGGGCCGCGGCGCTGCACGCCGTCGACGTGACCGGGGTCGGCGCGCACGACGTGGTGCTCGTGCACGGCGGGTCGGGCGGCGTGGGACGCATGGCCGCCCAGCTGTGCGCGCTGCGCGGCGCCCGCGTCGTGACGACGGTCTCGCCCCGGCACGTCGCGTGCCTCGACCGGTACGGCGCCGTCCCGGTCGCCTCCGGGCCGGGCCTGCTCGAGCGGGTCCGGGCCGCCGTGGGCCCCGACGACCGCGTCGACGTCGCGATCGACACGACGGGCACGGTCGAGGCGCTCGACGTCTCGGTCGCCCTCGTCGCGGACCGCACCCGCGTCGTCACCCTCCCGGCCTCCGCCCGGGCCGCCGCGCTGGGCGTGCGCGCCCTCGGGCCGGGCGCGGGGCGCGGGGCGGGGCTGCAGGAGGCCGCACGGGCCCACCTGTCGGCGCTCGCCGCGGACGGGGCGCTGGACGTGCACGTCGCCGCGACGTTCCCGCTCGCCGACGTCGCGGACGCCCACCGCCTCCAGGCCACGCGCCGCGCCGGGGGCAAGGTCGTGCTGCTCACCGGGCGCTGA
- a CDS encoding D-arabinono-1,4-lactone oxidase — protein MVRPAATTTWENWARTACAAPARVVRPRGEDEVVAAVLAARRDGLRVRVVGAGHSFTPAAATDGVLLRLDALRAVERVRTRPDGTARVTVGAGVRLRELNATLAVRGLAMPNLGDIDHQSLAGAVSTGTHGTGGRLPGLAAQVVGARLVTARGDLVDVDAGSDRGLLELARLGLGTAGVLVALTVEVVPAFRLLAVERPARLPAVLESLQQDVDTHDHLEFYWFPHTDRALVKVDDRVPDDVDLPLPRLRRLVDDELLSNGAFALVCAVAGARPSLAPRLNAVAARGLAARRYTARSDRVLVSARRVRFREAEHAVPREHVADVVRAVDAWVRRTGEPVPFPVEVRFAAADDVWLSTAHGRPTAYVAVHQNVRLPHARYFDAVERIVAEVGGRPHWGKLHGLDAARLAPLYPRFADAVAVRRRVDPDGLFANAYVDRVLGPVA, from the coding sequence ATGGTCCGTCCGGCTGCCACGACGACGTGGGAGAACTGGGCACGCACGGCGTGCGCCGCTCCCGCCAGGGTCGTGCGCCCGCGCGGCGAGGACGAGGTCGTCGCGGCCGTCCTGGCCGCACGGCGCGACGGGCTGCGCGTGCGGGTGGTCGGCGCCGGGCACTCGTTCACCCCGGCCGCGGCGACCGACGGGGTCCTGCTCCGGCTCGACGCGCTGCGCGCCGTCGAGCGTGTGCGCACCCGCCCCGACGGCACCGCCCGGGTGACCGTCGGCGCCGGGGTCCGGCTGCGCGAGCTCAACGCGACGCTGGCCGTCCGGGGCCTGGCCATGCCCAACCTCGGCGACATCGACCACCAGAGCCTGGCGGGCGCCGTGAGCACCGGCACGCACGGCACCGGCGGCCGGCTGCCCGGTCTCGCGGCCCAGGTCGTCGGCGCCCGCCTGGTCACGGCGCGCGGCGACCTCGTCGACGTCGACGCCGGGAGCGACCGGGGGCTGCTCGAGCTCGCGCGCCTCGGCCTGGGCACCGCGGGCGTCCTCGTGGCGCTCACGGTCGAGGTGGTCCCCGCGTTCCGCCTCCTGGCGGTCGAGCGCCCCGCCCGCCTGCCCGCCGTGCTCGAGAGCCTCCAGCAGGACGTCGACACCCACGACCACCTGGAGTTCTACTGGTTCCCGCACACCGACCGCGCCCTGGTCAAGGTCGACGACCGGGTGCCCGACGACGTCGACCTGCCGCTGCCCCGCCTGCGCCGCCTCGTCGACGACGAGCTGCTCTCCAACGGCGCGTTCGCGCTCGTCTGCGCCGTCGCCGGGGCGCGGCCCTCGCTGGCCCCGCGGCTCAACGCCGTGGCCGCGCGCGGGCTCGCCGCGCGCCGGTACACGGCCCGCTCCGACCGCGTGCTCGTCTCCGCCCGCCGGGTCCGGTTCCGTGAGGCCGAGCACGCCGTGCCCCGCGAGCACGTCGCCGACGTCGTGCGGGCCGTCGACGCCTGGGTCCGCCGCACCGGCGAGCCCGTGCCGTTCCCCGTGGAGGTGCGCTTCGCGGCGGCCGACGACGTGTGGCTCTCGACCGCCCACGGGCGCCCGACCGCGTACGTGGCGGTGCACCAGAACGTCCGGCTGCCGCACGCCCGGTACTTCGACGCGGTCGAGCGGATCGTCGCCGAGGTCGGCGGGCGGCCGCACTGGGGCAAGCTGCACGGCCTCGACGCGGCGCGCCTGGCACCGCTGTACCCACGGTTCGCCGACGCCGTCGCCGTGCGGCGCCGCGTCGACCCGGACGGGCTGTTCGCGAACGCCTACGTCGACCGCGTCCTGGGCCCCGTCGCCTGA
- a CDS encoding TetR/AcrR family transcriptional regulator gives MNRLPVAERREQLVEAALTVATRDGIEAATVRAVAAEAGVSLGVVHYCFQDKDELLRAMAHTITERNMVRGVAEMPDSNDVGVLMRRVVETLWHNIRSTRGPQLLTYELTTVSLRHPELSQVGAEQYRLSWGAADLFLSEIEQAAGIVWTAPRERLARSIIAAIDGFSLAWLVDDDEDAALEGLHLFAQFLASQTAPAGTAAPAGTNGAPGAEPAAAPGGGHHLVAVPDADDEAGDRPALV, from the coding sequence GTGAACCGACTGCCGGTGGCCGAACGCCGTGAGCAGCTCGTCGAGGCAGCACTGACCGTCGCCACGCGCGACGGGATCGAGGCCGCCACCGTGCGTGCCGTGGCTGCCGAGGCCGGTGTGTCGCTGGGGGTCGTGCACTACTGCTTCCAGGACAAGGACGAGCTGCTGCGCGCGATGGCCCACACCATCACCGAGCGCAACATGGTCCGCGGCGTGGCGGAGATGCCGGACTCGAACGACGTCGGCGTGCTCATGCGCCGCGTCGTGGAGACGCTCTGGCACAACATCCGCAGCACCCGGGGGCCGCAGCTGCTCACGTACGAGCTCACGACCGTCTCGCTGCGCCACCCCGAGCTGAGCCAGGTCGGCGCCGAGCAGTACCGGCTGAGCTGGGGCGCCGCCGACCTGTTCCTCAGCGAGATCGAGCAGGCCGCCGGGATCGTCTGGACCGCGCCGCGCGAACGCCTCGCCCGGTCGATCATCGCGGCCATCGACGGGTTCTCCCTGGCCTGGCTCGTGGACGACGACGAGGACGCGGCCCTCGAGGGCCTGCACCTGTTCGCGCAGTTCCTCGCGTCGCAGACCGCACCCGCCGGCACCGCGGCGCCGGCCGGCACGAACGGTGCGCCCGGGGCCGAGCCCGCCGCCGCGCCCGGGGGCGGGCACCACCTGGTCGCCGTGCCCGACGCGGACGACGAGGCGGGGGACCGGCCGGCCCTGGTGTGA
- a CDS encoding alanine racemase yields MGADAARRPAAAGTLGARLGAATAGLAAPLVVVDLDAFDANADDLVRRAVGVPVRVATKSVRVRALLDRALAHPGTAGVMAYSPAEARHLVDHGVRDVLLGYPTVDRAGVDAVAAAPAAAAAVTFMVDDDDQAALLADAARRHGTTLGVCLDVDASLRVGRGPLALHLGVRRSPVRTPADAVALVRALAARPGLQVRGVMLYEAQVAGMPDTDPLVRLVKRASVAELAHRRRDVVDAVEQELGRALTLVNSGGTGSLETSAPAARVTEVTAGSGLLAPTLFDGYRAFTPRPAAFVGLDVVRVPGPGWATVTGGGWVASGPAGRSRLPRPVAPAGLRLAGREGAGEVQTPLRVPTGADLRVGDRVWFRHAKAGEAMEHVDHVHLVRGDRVEATVPTYRGEGVGIG; encoded by the coding sequence GTGGGCGCCGATGCCGCGCGCCGCCCGGCGGCCGCCGGGACCCTCGGCGCGCGGCTCGGCGCCGCCACGGCCGGGCTCGCCGCACCGCTCGTCGTCGTCGACCTCGACGCGTTCGACGCCAACGCCGACGACCTCGTCCGGCGCGCGGTCGGCGTGCCCGTGCGCGTCGCCACGAAGTCCGTGCGCGTGCGGGCCCTCCTGGACCGCGCGCTCGCGCACCCCGGCACCGCCGGCGTCATGGCGTACTCGCCCGCGGAGGCGCGCCACCTCGTCGACCACGGCGTGCGGGACGTCCTGCTCGGCTACCCGACGGTCGACCGGGCCGGGGTCGACGCGGTCGCCGCGGCACCCGCCGCCGCCGCGGCCGTCACGTTCATGGTCGACGACGACGACCAGGCCGCCCTGCTCGCCGACGCGGCCCGTCGGCACGGCACCACGCTGGGCGTCTGCCTCGACGTCGACGCGTCCCTGCGGGTCGGGCGCGGCCCGCTGGCCCTGCACCTCGGCGTGCGCCGGTCGCCCGTGCGGACGCCCGCCGACGCGGTCGCGCTCGTGCGCGCCCTGGCCGCCCGTCCCGGGCTCCAGGTCCGCGGCGTCATGCTCTACGAGGCCCAGGTCGCCGGGATGCCCGACACCGACCCCCTCGTCCGCCTCGTCAAGCGCGCCTCCGTCGCCGAGCTCGCGCACCGGCGCCGCGACGTCGTCGACGCCGTCGAGCAGGAGCTGGGCCGGGCCCTGACGCTGGTGAACTCGGGCGGCACGGGCTCGCTCGAGACCAGCGCGCCGGCGGCACGGGTCACCGAGGTCACCGCCGGCTCCGGCCTGCTCGCCCCCACGCTCTTCGACGGCTACCGGGCGTTCACGCCCCGCCCCGCGGCGTTCGTGGGCCTCGACGTCGTCCGCGTGCCCGGGCCCGGGTGGGCGACCGTGACCGGCGGCGGCTGGGTGGCGTCCGGCCCGGCCGGCCGCAGCCGCCTGCCCCGCCCCGTCGCACCGGCGGGCCTGCGGCTGGCCGGCCGCGAGGGCGCCGGCGAGGTCCAGACCCCGCTGCGCGTGCCCACGGGCGCCGACCTGCGCGTCGGCGACCGCGTCTGGTTCCGGCACGCCAAGGCCGGCGAGGCCATGGAGCACGTCGACCACGTGCACCTCGTGCGCGGCGACCGCGTCGAGGCCACCGTCCCCACCTACCGCGGCGAGGGCGTCGGCATCGGCTGA
- the cysS gene encoding cysteine--tRNA ligase — protein MTLRLFDSGTQTVRDFVPLHEGRVGVYLCGATVQAPPHVGHLRPVIAFDVLVRWLRRGGTHVTLVRNVTDVDDKILAKAAAAGEPWWAWAMTHERAFTAAYDALGVLPPTYEPRATGHVPAMVELMERLVERGHAYVAGPGDVYFDVGSWPAYGSLTNQRVEAMVDAPDDARPGDKRDPHDFALWKAAKPGEPATAAWDTPFGRGRPGWHLECSAMAHRYLGEEFDIHGGGLDLRFPHHENEQAQSRAAGYGFARYWLHNGWVTQGGAKMSKSLGNGLLVTAVLEKVRPVVLRYALTAVQYRSMLEWTEDTLRESEATWERLAGFVQRAAERTGAATADEVATVELPAPFAAAMDDDLNVPAALAVVHETLRAGNSALAAGDDTAARGAMVAVRAMLDVLGLDPTSEQWAGTDGDDRTARALAALVQAEIEARAAARASRDWSTADAIRDRLTAAGVVVEDSPTGARWTLAAPTTDGTED, from the coding sequence GTGACCCTGCGGCTGTTCGACAGCGGCACCCAGACGGTGCGCGACTTCGTCCCCCTCCACGAGGGGCGCGTCGGCGTCTACCTGTGCGGTGCCACCGTCCAGGCACCCCCGCACGTCGGCCACCTGCGCCCCGTGATCGCGTTCGACGTGCTCGTGCGCTGGCTGCGCCGCGGCGGGACCCACGTCACGCTCGTGCGCAACGTCACCGATGTCGACGACAAGATCCTCGCCAAGGCCGCCGCCGCGGGCGAGCCGTGGTGGGCGTGGGCCATGACGCACGAGCGGGCCTTCACGGCCGCCTACGACGCGCTCGGCGTGCTGCCGCCCACCTACGAGCCGCGCGCGACCGGCCACGTGCCCGCGATGGTCGAGCTCATGGAGCGCCTCGTCGAGCGCGGCCACGCCTACGTCGCCGGCCCCGGCGACGTGTACTTCGACGTCGGCTCCTGGCCCGCGTACGGGTCGCTGACCAACCAGCGCGTCGAGGCCATGGTCGACGCCCCCGACGACGCGCGCCCCGGCGACAAGCGCGACCCGCACGACTTCGCCCTCTGGAAGGCCGCCAAGCCCGGCGAGCCCGCCACCGCCGCGTGGGACACCCCGTTCGGCCGCGGCCGCCCCGGCTGGCACCTCGAGTGCTCCGCGATGGCCCACCGGTACCTCGGCGAGGAGTTCGACATCCACGGCGGCGGGCTCGACCTGCGCTTCCCGCACCACGAGAACGAGCAGGCCCAGTCGCGGGCCGCCGGGTACGGGTTCGCCCGCTACTGGCTGCACAACGGCTGGGTCACGCAGGGCGGCGCCAAGATGAGCAAGTCGCTCGGCAACGGGCTGCTCGTCACCGCCGTGCTGGAGAAGGTCCGCCCGGTCGTGCTGCGGTACGCCCTGACCGCCGTGCAGTACCGCTCCATGCTCGAGTGGACCGAGGACACGCTCCGCGAGTCCGAGGCCACCTGGGAGCGGCTCGCGGGCTTCGTGCAGCGCGCCGCCGAGCGCACCGGCGCCGCGACGGCCGACGAGGTCGCCACGGTCGAGCTGCCCGCACCCTTCGCCGCCGCGATGGACGACGACCTCAACGTGCCGGCCGCGCTCGCGGTCGTGCACGAGACCCTGCGCGCGGGCAACAGCGCGCTCGCCGCGGGCGACGACACCGCCGCACGCGGCGCGATGGTCGCCGTCCGTGCGATGCTCGACGTGCTCGGGCTCGACCCGACGAGCGAGCAGTGGGCCGGCACGGACGGGGACGACCGCACCGCGCGGGCGCTCGCCGCCCTCGTGCAGGCCGAGATCGAGGCGCGCGCCGCCGCGCGCGCCTCCCGGGACTGGTCCACCGCCGACGCGATCCGGGACCGCCTCACGGCGGCCGGCGTCGTGGTCGAGGACTCCCCGACGGGCGCCCGCTGGACCCTGGCGGCGCCCACCACCGACGGCACGGAGGACTGA
- the rlmB gene encoding 23S rRNA (guanosine(2251)-2'-O)-methyltransferase RlmB — MAGNSQRRGATRNPGSKKGARVGTGGNGRRALEGKGPTPKAEDRPYHAAHKKKVAAERVAGRPGGSGRPSAGASRSAAGSRGGRTSATHEIVSGRNSVLEALRAGIPVSTVYLAARLEADDRTREIISLAADAGYPLLEVGRAEIDRLTDGSVHQGVAIQVPPYTYAEPDDLLDAAHAADVPPLVVALDGVTDPRNLGAVLRSAGAFGAHGVLVPERRAAGVTAAAWKVSAGAAARVPVARATNLARTLGEYQQAGMFVVGLDAGGDVPLGELPYAGDPLVIVVGSEGKGLSRLVRERCDAIASIPIAAAVESLNAGVAAGIALYEVARQRAV; from the coding sequence ATGGCCGGCAACTCCCAGCGGCGCGGGGCGACCCGCAACCCGGGTTCGAAGAAGGGTGCCCGCGTCGGCACCGGCGGCAACGGCCGTCGTGCCCTCGAGGGCAAGGGGCCGACCCCCAAGGCCGAGGACCGCCCGTACCACGCGGCGCACAAGAAGAAGGTCGCCGCCGAGCGCGTCGCGGGCCGCCCCGGCGGCTCCGGGCGGCCGTCGGCGGGGGCGTCGCGCAGCGCGGCCGGCTCGCGGGGCGGCCGCACGAGCGCGACGCACGAGATCGTCAGCGGGCGCAACTCGGTCCTCGAGGCGCTGCGCGCCGGCATCCCCGTCTCGACCGTGTACCTGGCGGCCCGCCTGGAGGCCGACGACCGCACGCGCGAGATCATCAGCCTCGCCGCGGACGCCGGCTACCCGCTGCTCGAGGTCGGCCGCGCCGAGATCGACCGGCTCACGGACGGCTCCGTGCACCAGGGCGTCGCGATCCAGGTGCCGCCGTACACGTACGCCGAGCCCGACGACCTGCTCGACGCCGCCCACGCGGCCGACGTGCCGCCGCTCGTCGTCGCCCTCGACGGCGTGACCGACCCGCGCAACCTCGGGGCCGTGCTGCGGTCCGCCGGGGCGTTCGGCGCGCACGGGGTGCTCGTGCCGGAGCGGCGCGCCGCGGGCGTCACGGCCGCGGCGTGGAAGGTCTCCGCGGGTGCGGCGGCCCGGGTGCCGGTCGCGCGGGCGACCAACCTCGCGCGCACCCTCGGCGAGTACCAGCAGGCCGGCATGTTCGTCGTCGGGCTCGACGCCGGTGGTGACGTGCCGCTGGGCGAGCTGCCGTACGCGGGCGACCCGCTGGTGATCGTCGTGGGCTCCGAGGGCAAGGGCCTGTCGCGGCTCGTGCGCGAGCGGTGCGACGCGATCGCCTCGATCCCCATCGCCGCCGCGGTCGAGTCCCTCAACGCGGGCGTCGCGGCCGGCATCGCCCTCTACGAGGTCGCCCGGC